A genomic region of Oncorhynchus mykiss isolate Arlee chromosome 2, USDA_OmykA_1.1, whole genome shotgun sequence contains the following coding sequences:
- the LOC110496798 gene encoding leucine-rich repeat-containing protein 17-like translates to MSLWQPFPEASPSGLLHLREFDQHNNSLHFFNYGVLEDLYFVSLLRLGGNPWVCNYSIHYLVYWLRLHPGVTHSGLLCHPPSKHGGKSVEDYVHSYNRACGQTEHNQTQYGPKDYGQTDPELWNTAMVLQGELEEEEVEPAHLKGPPKYCNTRLN, encoded by the exons cccgtCTGGCCTCCTCCACCTCCGTGAGTTTGACCAGCACAACAACAGCCTGCACTTCTTCAACTATGGCGTTCTAGAAGACCTCTATTTCGTGTCCCTGCTAAGGCTGGGGGGAAACCCCTGGGTCTGTAACTACAG CATCCACTACCTGGTGTACTGGCTACGTCTGCACCCAGGGGTGACCCACTCTGGCCTGCTGTGCCACCCCCCTTCCAAGCATGGAGGAAAGAGTGTGGAGGACTACGTCCACTCCTACAACAGAGCCTGCGGCCAGACAGAACACAATCAGACACAATACGGCCCGAAAGATTACGGCCAGACAGATCCGGAGTTGTGGAACACTGCTATGGTGTTGCAGGGGgagctagaggaggaggaggtggagccgGCACATCTAAAAGGACCACCGAAATACTGCAACACTAGATTGAATTAA